The Pseudomonas sp. FP2309 genome has a window encoding:
- the exaA gene encoding quinoprotein ethanol dehydrogenase yields the protein MTTTRSLPARSPLSLAMQAILLVGSLSLSASGFAAAEPAKPTRNVTWEDIANDHLTTKDVLQYGLGTNAQRWSPLAQVNDKNVFKLTPAWSYSFGDEKQRGQESQAIVSDGVVYVTGSYSRVFALDAKTGKRLWTYNHRLPDNIRPCCDVVNRGAAIFGDKIYFGTLDARLIALDKNTGKVVWNKKFGDHAAGYTMTGAPVLIKDKVSGKVLLIHGSSGDEFGVVGQLYARDPDTGEEVWMRPFVEGHMGRLNGKDSTPTGDVKAPSWPDDPTTETGKVEAWSHGGGAPWQSASFDAETNTIIVGAGNPGPWNTWARTSKDGDPHDFDSLYTSGQVGVDPSTGEVKWFYQHTPNDAWDFSGNNELVLFDYKDKDGKVVKATGHADRNGFFYVVDRNNGKLQNAFPFVDNITWASHIDLKTGRPVENPGQRPAKPLPGETKGKPVEVSPPFLGGKNWNPMAYSQDTGLFYIPGNQWKEEYWTEEVNYKKGSAYLGMGFRIKRMYDDHVGTLRAMNPTTGKVVWEHKEHLPLWAGVLATKGNLVFTGTGDGFFKAFDAKTGKELWKFQTGSGIVSPPITWEQDGEQYIGVTVGYGGAVPLWGGDMAELTKPVAQGGSFWVFKIPSWDNKTAQK from the coding sequence ATGACAACAACAAGATCGCTACCCGCCCGTTCACCGTTGAGCCTTGCCATGCAGGCGATCCTGCTGGTCGGCAGCCTGTCCTTGAGTGCCTCCGGCTTCGCCGCCGCCGAGCCTGCCAAGCCGACGCGCAACGTCACTTGGGAAGACATCGCCAACGACCACCTGACCACCAAGGACGTGCTGCAATACGGCCTGGGCACCAACGCCCAACGCTGGAGCCCGCTGGCCCAGGTCAACGACAAGAACGTATTCAAGCTCACGCCGGCCTGGTCCTATTCGTTCGGCGATGAGAAGCAACGTGGCCAGGAATCCCAGGCCATCGTCAGCGACGGCGTGGTGTACGTCACCGGTTCCTATTCCCGCGTGTTTGCCCTTGATGCCAAGACCGGCAAGCGCCTGTGGACCTACAACCACCGCCTGCCCGACAACATTCGTCCGTGCTGCGACGTGGTCAACCGGGGCGCGGCGATCTTCGGCGACAAGATCTACTTCGGCACCCTCGACGCGCGCCTGATCGCCCTGGACAAAAACACCGGCAAAGTGGTGTGGAACAAAAAATTCGGTGACCACGCCGCCGGCTACACCATGACCGGCGCCCCGGTGCTGATCAAAGACAAAGTCAGCGGCAAAGTGCTGCTGATCCACGGCAGCTCCGGCGATGAATTCGGCGTGGTCGGCCAGCTGTATGCGCGCGACCCGGACACCGGCGAAGAAGTGTGGATGCGTCCGTTCGTGGAGGGCCATATGGGCCGCCTCAACGGCAAGGACAGCACGCCGACCGGCGACGTCAAAGCGCCGTCGTGGCCGGATGACCCGACCACCGAAACCGGCAAGGTCGAGGCCTGGAGCCACGGCGGCGGCGCGCCCTGGCAGAGCGCGAGCTTTGATGCCGAAACCAACACCATCATCGTCGGCGCCGGCAACCCCGGCCCGTGGAACACCTGGGCGCGCACCTCAAAAGACGGCGACCCCCACGACTTCGACAGCCTCTACACCTCCGGCCAGGTCGGCGTCGACCCGAGCACCGGCGAAGTGAAGTGGTTCTACCAGCACACCCCGAACGATGCCTGGGACTTCTCAGGCAACAACGAGCTGGTGCTGTTCGACTACAAGGACAAGGACGGCAAAGTGGTCAAGGCCACCGGCCACGCCGACCGCAACGGCTTTTTCTACGTGGTGGACCGCAACAACGGCAAGCTGCAGAACGCCTTTCCGTTTGTCGACAACATCACCTGGGCCAGCCATATCGACCTGAAAACCGGCCGCCCCGTGGAAAACCCAGGCCAGCGCCCGGCCAAACCCTTGCCGGGTGAAACCAAGGGCAAACCGGTGGAAGTCTCGCCGCCGTTCCTCGGCGGCAAGAACTGGAACCCCATGGCCTACAGCCAGGACACCGGCCTGTTCTACATCCCGGGCAACCAGTGGAAAGAGGAATACTGGACCGAAGAGGTCAACTACAAAAAAGGTTCGGCGTACCTGGGCATGGGCTTCCGCATCAAGCGCATGTATGACGACCACGTCGGCACCTTGCGCGCAATGAACCCTACCACCGGCAAGGTGGTGTGGGAGCACAAGGAACACCTGCCGTTGTGGGCCGGCGTATTGGCCACCAAGGGCAACCTGGTGTTCACCGGCACCGGCGACGGTTTCTTCAAGGCCTTCGACGCCAAGACCGGCAAGGAACTGTGGAAATTCCAGACCGGCAGCGGCATCGTCTCGCCGCCGATCACCTGGGAACAGGATGGCGAACAGTACATCGGCGTCACCGTCGGCTACGGCGGCGCGGTGCCATTGTGGGGCGGCGACATGGCCGAGCTGACCAAGCCGGTGGCACAGGGCGGCTCGTTCTGGGTGTTCAAGATCCCGAGTTGGGATAACAAGACAGCCCAGAAGTAA
- the pedF gene encoding cytochrome c-550 PedF produces MTTKHNAWLVAGLLVSVFGASSAWAHGNVVPQAVETKGLTSIKDAGVPVDADGWAAVNPYRTSPEHDKAVEIGSSAYNQNCAACHGLEAKSGGIAPDLRMLDAGEAGDEWFVERVRHGAVRDGRVYMPKMADYLSQEALWAVRTYLDSVRVEE; encoded by the coding sequence ATGACAACAAAACACAATGCCTGGCTCGTGGCCGGCCTGTTGGTCAGTGTATTCGGCGCCAGCTCCGCCTGGGCGCATGGCAACGTGGTGCCGCAAGCGGTGGAAACCAAGGGCCTGACATCGATCAAGGACGCCGGTGTGCCGGTCGATGCCGACGGCTGGGCGGCGGTGAATCCGTATCGCACCTCGCCGGAACATGACAAGGCGGTGGAAATCGGCTCGTCGGCCTACAACCAGAACTGCGCCGCCTGCCACGGCCTGGAAGCCAAGTCCGGCGGTATCGCCCCTGACCTGCGCATGCTGGATGCGGGCGAGGCCGGTGATGAGTGGTTTGTCGAGCGCGTGCGCCATGGCGCGGTGCGCGACGGCCGGGTGTATATGCCAAAAATGGCCGATTACCTGAGCCAGGAAGCGCTGTGGGCCGTGCGTACCTACCTGGACTCCGTGCGCGTCGAGGAGTAA
- a CDS encoding ABC transporter substrate-binding protein — protein MRLFAYVLGLALLCCQTAQAQVRSYDQMIAAGEIKVAVYKDFAPYSFLDGSTPRGVDVELAQALAKALGVRLALIWAPAGEKLDDDLRDYIWRGSPLHNQQLADLMMRAPYDHAYAQKRNDQGELENGHVVMFGPYQNEQWQVAYDHRRLDKVASVAVFEQHPIGVEVDSVPSFYLTSVFNGMLAGKTRHYPDVPQAFAAMKAGEVDAVMAMRGEIDWQVHEAHDPQLALAQNAYPNMGKQRWEIGMAVHESNRQLAYAVEEALEALIREGAVQRIYRDYGLQYEVPEMYQ, from the coding sequence ATGCGCCTGTTCGCTTATGTGCTTGGCCTGGCCCTGCTGTGTTGCCAGACGGCACAGGCACAGGTGCGCAGCTATGACCAGATGATTGCCGCCGGCGAGATCAAAGTGGCGGTGTACAAAGACTTCGCCCCCTACAGCTTCCTGGACGGCAGCACGCCACGGGGGGTGGACGTGGAACTGGCCCAGGCCCTGGCCAAGGCGCTGGGGGTGCGGTTGGCGCTGATCTGGGCGCCGGCCGGCGAGAAACTCGACGACGACCTGCGCGACTACATCTGGCGCGGCAGCCCGTTGCATAACCAGCAACTGGCCGACCTGATGATGCGCGCGCCCTACGATCACGCCTACGCGCAAAAACGCAACGACCAGGGCGAGCTGGAAAATGGCCATGTGGTGATGTTCGGGCCGTACCAGAACGAACAATGGCAGGTGGCCTACGACCACCGCCGCCTGGACAAGGTGGCCAGCGTGGCGGTGTTCGAGCAGCACCCGATTGGCGTCGAGGTCGACAGCGTGCCGTCGTTCTACCTCACCTCCGTGTTCAACGGCATGCTCGCCGGCAAGACTCGTCACTACCCCGACGTGCCCCAGGCATTCGCGGCGATGAAGGCCGGCGAAGTCGACGCGGTGATGGCCATGCGTGGCGAAATCGACTGGCAGGTGCACGAGGCCCACGACCCGCAACTGGCCCTGGCGCAAAACGCCTACCCCAATATGGGCAAGCAGCGCTGGGAGATCGGCATGGCGGTGCACGAAAGCAATCGCCAGTTGGCCTACGCCGTGGAAGAGGCGCTCGAAGCCTTGATTCGCGAGGGCGCGGTGCAACGCATCTACCGCGATTACGGCCTGCAGTACGAAGTGCCCGAGATGTATCAATAG
- a CDS encoding quinoprotein dehydrogenase-associated SoxYZ-like carrier encodes MKWRLWCALVCLLPLAAHAVDIDPGKDPVPSVMWAFYHKQFLADAPFVFDERVKLLAPPFAEDARQVPLEIDARAFKGQVVRILAWAELNPLPKIVDFQPKAGVLPWLSLRIRIEQATPLRAAVLTDDGVWHVGSTLIDAAGGGCTAPSVVRTQPGWEEHIGEVLGGRYPRGEFSRVRVQVAHPMDNGMVSGIPEFFINHAQLRGRDDQVLAELELFPAVSENPTLAFDIDAPGPTRLVLRDNSGNEFDAAIP; translated from the coding sequence ATGAAGTGGCGACTGTGGTGTGCGTTGGTCTGTCTGTTGCCGCTGGCGGCCCACGCCGTGGACATTGATCCCGGCAAGGACCCGGTGCCTTCGGTGATGTGGGCGTTCTACCACAAGCAGTTTCTGGCCGATGCCCCGTTTGTGTTCGACGAACGAGTGAAGCTGCTGGCGCCGCCGTTCGCCGAAGATGCGCGCCAGGTGCCGCTGGAAATCGATGCCCGTGCCTTTAAGGGCCAGGTGGTCAGAATTCTCGCCTGGGCCGAGCTCAACCCGTTACCGAAAATTGTCGATTTTCAGCCCAAAGCCGGCGTGCTGCCCTGGCTGTCGCTGCGTATCCGCATCGAGCAGGCCACGCCCCTGCGCGCGGCGGTGCTCACGGACGACGGCGTGTGGCACGTCGGCTCGACCCTGATCGACGCCGCCGGCGGTGGCTGCACGGCGCCGAGCGTGGTGCGCACCCAGCCGGGTTGGGAAGAGCACATCGGCGAGGTGCTCGGTGGGCGCTACCCCCGTGGTGAATTCAGCCGGGTGCGCGTGCAGGTGGCGCACCCGATGGACAACGGCATGGTCAGCGGCATCCCGGAGTTTTTCATCAACCACGCGCAACTGCGTGGCAGGGACGATCAGGTGCTGGCCGAGCTGGAACTGTTCCCGGCGGTCAGCGAAAACCCCACTCTGGCCTTCGACATCGACGCGCCGGGCCCCACCCGCCTGGTGCTGCGTGACAACAGCGGCAACGAGTTCGACGCGGCCATCCCCTGA
- a CDS encoding quinoprotein relay system zinc metallohydrolase 1 has protein sequence MRWILLLCLSVSLPALADLDYALTPRLIADDTWLFEGSTDNFAKANGGNIVNTAFIVTEAGVVVIDTGPSRRYGEAMRQAIARVTPRPVVQVLITHHHPDHALGNQAFKDVPIGALADTTRLLHEQGDSMAENLYRMVGDWMRGTEVVLPTQVLAPGVLSIGQHDLRLLALTGHTGADLAILDQRTGVLFAGDLVFYQRALTTPNSPGLAAWQADIDTLQALPWTLVVPGHGPVAGDAQPFAQMRDYLSWLDQLLRDGAAHGSDMAEMIRSPIPERFAAISLSRYELIRSVSHLYPRYEREQMQRVDTRY, from the coding sequence ATGCGCTGGATTCTCTTGTTGTGCCTGAGCGTGAGCCTGCCCGCCCTGGCGGACCTGGACTACGCCCTCACACCCCGGCTGATCGCCGATGACACCTGGCTGTTCGAAGGCAGCACCGACAATTTTGCCAAGGCCAATGGCGGCAATATCGTCAACACGGCGTTCATCGTCACCGAGGCCGGCGTGGTGGTGATCGACACCGGGCCGTCGCGGCGCTACGGCGAGGCCATGCGCCAGGCCATCGCGCGGGTCACCCCAAGGCCGGTGGTGCAGGTGTTGATTACCCATCATCATCCCGACCACGCGTTGGGCAATCAGGCGTTCAAGGATGTGCCGATTGGCGCCCTGGCCGACACCACGCGGCTGCTGCACGAACAGGGCGACAGCATGGCGGAGAACCTCTATCGCATGGTCGGTGACTGGATGCGCGGCACCGAGGTGGTGTTGCCCACCCAGGTGCTGGCGCCCGGCGTGCTCAGCATCGGGCAGCACGACCTGCGCCTGCTGGCACTGACCGGCCACACCGGCGCGGACCTGGCGATTCTCGACCAGCGTACCGGCGTGTTGTTTGCCGGCGACCTGGTGTTTTACCAGCGCGCGCTCACCACCCCCAACAGCCCCGGGCTGGCAGCGTGGCAGGCGGATATCGACACCCTGCAAGCCTTGCCCTGGACGCTGGTCGTGCCCGGCCACGGCCCCGTGGCAGGCGATGCGCAACCCTTCGCACAGATGCGCGACTACCTCAGCTGGCTCGATCAATTGCTGCGCGACGGTGCCGCCCATGGCAGCGACATGGCCGAGATGATCCGCAGTCCCATCCCCGAGCGCTTCGCCGCGATCAGCCTGAGCCGCTATGAATTGATCCGCAGCGTCAGCCACCTGTACCCGCGCTACGAGCGTGAGCAGATGCAGCGGGTCGACACCCGCTACTAA
- a CDS encoding PQQ-dependent methanol/ethanol family dehydrogenase gives MTQPARRQPFALSVLLGAILLSGQATAAVTDQDILQDPKNPEQIVTNGLGVQGQRYSPLDTLNVDNVKDLRPVWAFSFGGEKQRGQQAQPMIKDGVMYLTGSYSRVFAVDARTGKKLWQYDARLPDDIRPCCDVINRGVALYGDLVFFGTLDAKLVGLNKDTGKVVWSKKVADHKEGYSISAAPLVINGKLITGVAGGEFGVVGKIEAYDPKNGDLLWSRPTVEGHMGYVYKDGKAVENGISGGEAGKTWPGDLWKTGGAAPWLGGYYDPETNLLLFGTGNPAPWNSHLRPGDNLYSSSRLALNPDDGTIKWHFQSTPHDGWDYDGVNELVSFNYTEGGKEIKAAATADRNGFFYVLDRTNGKFIRGFPFVDKITWATGLDKNGRPIYNEASRPGAPGSETKGTSVFVAPAFLGAKNWMPMAYNRDTGLFYVPSNEWGMDIWNEGIAYKKGAAFLGAGFTIKPLNEDYIGVLRAIDPKTGKEVWRHKNFAPLWGGVLTTKGNLVFTGTPEGFLQAFNAKTGEKVWEFQTGSGVLGSPVTWEMDGEQYVSVLSGWGGAVPLWGGEVAKRIKDFNQGGMLWTFKLPKELVAKH, from the coding sequence ATGACCCAACCCGCACGTCGCCAACCCTTCGCCTTGAGTGTGTTGCTCGGTGCCATCCTGTTGTCCGGCCAGGCCACGGCCGCCGTCACCGACCAGGACATCCTCCAGGACCCGAAAAACCCCGAGCAGATCGTCACCAACGGCCTCGGCGTGCAGGGCCAGCGCTACAGCCCCCTCGATACGCTGAACGTGGACAACGTCAAGGACCTGCGCCCGGTCTGGGCATTCTCGTTTGGCGGCGAGAAACAGCGCGGCCAGCAGGCGCAGCCGATGATCAAGGACGGGGTGATGTACCTCACCGGTTCCTACTCGCGGGTGTTCGCGGTGGATGCCCGCACCGGCAAGAAACTCTGGCAGTACGATGCGCGTCTTCCCGATGACATCCGCCCCTGCTGTGACGTGATCAACCGTGGCGTGGCGCTGTATGGCGACCTAGTGTTCTTCGGCACCCTCGACGCCAAGCTGGTGGGCCTGAACAAAGACACCGGCAAAGTGGTGTGGAGCAAGAAGGTCGCAGACCACAAGGAAGGCTACTCCATCAGCGCCGCGCCCCTGGTGATCAACGGCAAACTGATCACCGGTGTCGCCGGTGGTGAGTTCGGTGTGGTGGGCAAGATCGAAGCCTATGACCCGAAAAACGGTGACCTGCTGTGGAGCCGCCCGACGGTGGAGGGCCATATGGGCTACGTGTACAAGGACGGCAAAGCCGTGGAAAACGGCATTTCCGGCGGCGAGGCGGGCAAGACCTGGCCCGGCGACCTGTGGAAGACCGGCGGTGCCGCGCCATGGCTGGGCGGTTACTACGACCCGGAAACCAACCTGTTGCTGTTCGGCACCGGCAACCCGGCGCCGTGGAACTCGCACCTGCGCCCTGGCGACAACCTCTATTCGTCGTCGCGCCTGGCGCTGAACCCGGACGACGGCACCATCAAGTGGCACTTCCAGAGCACGCCCCACGACGGTTGGGACTATGACGGCGTGAACGAACTGGTGTCGTTCAATTACACCGAAGGCGGCAAAGAGATCAAAGCCGCGGCCACCGCCGACCGGAACGGTTTCTTTTATGTGCTGGACCGCACCAACGGCAAGTTCATCCGTGGCTTCCCGTTTGTCGACAAGATCACCTGGGCCACCGGCCTGGATAAGAACGGCCGGCCGATCTACAACGAAGCCAGCCGCCCAGGCGCGCCGGGCAGCGAAACCAAGGGCACCTCGGTGTTCGTCGCGCCGGCGTTCCTCGGTGCCAAGAACTGGATGCCGATGGCCTATAACCGCGACACCGGTCTGTTCTACGTGCCGTCCAACGAATGGGGCATGGACATCTGGAACGAAGGCATCGCCTACAAAAAAGGCGCGGCGTTCCTCGGTGCGGGCTTCACCATCAAGCCGCTGAACGAAGACTACATCGGCGTACTGCGTGCCATCGACCCTAAGACCGGCAAGGAAGTCTGGCGCCACAAGAACTTCGCGCCGCTGTGGGGCGGGGTGCTGACCACCAAGGGCAACCTGGTGTTCACCGGTACGCCGGAAGGTTTCCTGCAGGCATTCAACGCCAAGACCGGCGAGAAGGTCTGGGAATTCCAGACCGGCTCCGGCGTCCTCGGCTCGCCTGTGACCTGGGAGATGGACGGCGAACAGTACGTGTCGGTGCTCTCCGGCTGGGGCGGCGCGGTGCCGTTGTGGGGCGGTGAAGTGGCCAAGCGCATCAAGGATTTCAACCAGGGCGGCATGCTCTGGACCTTCAAATTGCCCAAAGAACTGGTCGCCAAGCACTAA
- a CDS encoding aldehyde dehydrogenase family protein, whose protein sequence is MIYAQPGTPGAIVSFKARYGNYIGGEFVAPLSGEYFTNTSPVTGEVIAEFPRSNAADIDKALDAAHAAADAWGKTSPQDRSLVLLKIADRIEQHLEVLAVAETWDNGKAVRETLNADVPLAADHFRYFAGCIRAQEGGAAEINEHTAAYHFHEPLGVVGQIIPWNFPLLMAAWKLAPALAAGNCIVLKPAEQTPLSIMVFAELINDLLPPGVLNIVQGFGREAGEALATSKRIAKIAFTGSTPIGAHIMHCAAENIIPSTVELGGKSPNIFFEDIMQAEPAFIEKAAEGLVLAFFNQGEVCTCPSRALVQESIYDAFMAEVMKKIVKIKRGNPLDTETMVGAQASEQQYDKILSYLKIAQEEGAVLLTGGAAERLEGDLSSGYYIQPTLLKGHNKMRVFQEEIFGPVVGVTTFKDEAEALAIANDSEFGLGAGLWTRDINRAYRMGRAIKAGRVWTNCYHLYPAHAAFGGYKKSGVGRENHKMMLDHYQQTKNLLVSYDINPLGFF, encoded by the coding sequence ATGATCTACGCACAACCTGGCACCCCTGGCGCTATCGTCAGCTTCAAAGCGCGCTACGGCAATTACATCGGCGGCGAGTTCGTTGCGCCGCTCAGCGGTGAGTACTTCACCAACACCTCGCCGGTCACCGGTGAAGTGATCGCCGAGTTCCCGCGCTCCAACGCCGCCGACATCGACAAGGCGCTCGACGCCGCGCATGCCGCCGCCGACGCCTGGGGCAAGACCTCGCCGCAGGACCGCTCCCTGGTGCTGCTGAAAATCGCCGACCGCATCGAGCAGCACCTTGAAGTGCTCGCAGTGGCCGAGACTTGGGACAACGGCAAGGCCGTGCGCGAAACCCTCAACGCCGACGTGCCTCTGGCCGCTGACCACTTCCGTTACTTCGCCGGCTGCATCCGCGCCCAGGAAGGCGGCGCCGCCGAGATCAACGAACACACCGCGGCCTATCACTTCCACGAGCCCCTGGGCGTGGTCGGACAGATCATTCCGTGGAACTTCCCGCTGCTGATGGCCGCCTGGAAACTCGCCCCGGCCCTGGCCGCCGGCAACTGCATCGTGCTCAAGCCGGCCGAGCAGACGCCGCTGTCGATCATGGTGTTTGCCGAGTTGATCAACGACCTGCTGCCGCCGGGCGTGCTCAATATCGTCCAGGGCTTTGGCCGGGAAGCCGGGGAAGCGCTGGCCACCAGCAAGCGCATCGCCAAGATCGCCTTTACCGGCTCCACGCCGATCGGCGCGCACATCATGCATTGCGCCGCCGAGAACATCATTCCGTCCACCGTGGAGCTGGGCGGCAAGTCGCCGAACATCTTCTTCGAAGACATCATGCAGGCCGAACCTGCGTTCATCGAAAAAGCCGCCGAAGGCCTGGTACTGGCGTTCTTTAACCAGGGCGAAGTGTGCACCTGCCCGTCGCGGGCGCTGGTGCAGGAGTCGATCTACGACGCCTTCATGGCCGAAGTGATGAAAAAAATCGTCAAGATCAAGCGCGGCAACCCGCTGGACACCGAGACCATGGTCGGCGCCCAGGCGTCCGAGCAGCAATACGACAAGATCCTGTCCTACCTCAAAATCGCCCAGGAAGAGGGCGCAGTGCTGCTCACCGGCGGCGCGGCCGAGCGCCTGGAAGGCGACTTGTCCAGCGGTTATTACATCCAGCCGACCCTGCTCAAGGGCCACAACAAAATGCGCGTGTTCCAGGAAGAAATCTTCGGTCCGGTGGTGGGTGTGACCACCTTCAAGGACGAGGCCGAGGCCCTGGCGATTGCCAACGACAGCGAGTTCGGCCTGGGCGCCGGCCTGTGGACCCGCGACATCAACCGCGCCTACCGCATGGGCCGGGCGATCAAGGCCGGGCGTGTGTGGACCAACTGCTATCACCTTTACCCGGCGCACGCGGCGTTCGGCGGCTACAAGAAGTCGGGCGTGGGGCGTGAGAACCACAAGATGATGCTGGATCATTACCAGCAGACCAAGAACCTGCTGGTGAGCTACGACATCAATCCGCTGGGCTTCTTCTAA
- the pqqA gene encoding pyrroloquinoline quinone precursor peptide PqqA, protein MWTKPAFTDLRIGFEVTMYFASR, encoded by the coding sequence ATGTGGACTAAACCCGCGTTTACCGACCTGCGTATCGGCTTTGAAGTGACCATGTACTTCGCCAGCCGTTGA
- the ercA gene encoding alcohol dehydrogenase-like regulatory protein ErcA, with product MSPNLSLLRKFVSPEIIFGAGCRHNVGNYAKTFGARKVLVVSDPGVIAAGWVADVEASLQAIGIDYCLYSAVSPNPRVEEVMLGAEVYRENHCDVIVAIGGGSPMDCGKAIGIVVAHGRSILEFEGVDTIRVPSPPLILIPTTAGTSADVSQFVIISNQQERMKFSIVSKAVVPDVSLIDPETTASMDPFLSACTGIDALVHAIEAFVSTGHGPLTDPHALEAMRLINGNLVQMIANPADIALREKIMLGSMQAGLAFSNAILGAVHAMSHSLGGFLDLPHGLCNAVLVEHVVAFNYNSAPERFKVIAETFGIDCRGLSHRQIRGRLVDHLIALKHAIGFHETLGLHGVRVADIPFLSQHAMDDPCILTNPRESSQRDVEVVYGEAL from the coding sequence ATGAGCCCCAATCTGAGCCTCCTGCGTAAATTCGTCTCGCCTGAAATCATCTTTGGCGCCGGCTGCCGGCATAACGTGGGCAATTACGCCAAGACCTTCGGTGCGCGCAAGGTCCTGGTGGTCAGCGACCCCGGTGTGATCGCCGCCGGTTGGGTGGCGGATGTGGAAGCCAGTCTGCAAGCCATCGGCATCGACTACTGCCTGTACAGCGCCGTGTCGCCCAACCCTCGTGTCGAAGAGGTCATGCTCGGCGCCGAGGTGTACCGCGAGAACCATTGCGATGTGATCGTGGCCATCGGTGGCGGCAGCCCCATGGACTGCGGCAAGGCCATCGGCATTGTGGTCGCCCATGGGCGTAGCATTCTTGAGTTCGAAGGGGTGGACACCATTCGCGTGCCCAGCCCGCCGTTGATCCTGATTCCCACCACCGCCGGCACCTCGGCGGATGTGTCGCAGTTCGTGATCATCTCCAACCAGCAGGAACGCATGAAGTTCTCCATCGTCAGCAAGGCAGTGGTGCCGGATGTGTCGCTGATCGACCCGGAAACCACCGCCAGCATGGACCCGTTCCTGTCGGCCTGTACCGGCATCGATGCGCTGGTGCATGCCATCGAGGCGTTCGTGTCCACCGGCCACGGTCCGTTGACCGATCCGCACGCCCTGGAGGCCATGCGCCTGATCAACGGTAACCTGGTGCAGATGATCGCCAACCCCGCCGACATCGCCCTGCGCGAAAAAATCATGCTCGGCAGCATGCAGGCGGGCCTTGCGTTTTCCAACGCGATCCTTGGTGCCGTGCACGCCATGTCCCACAGCCTGGGCGGGTTTCTCGACTTACCCCATGGGTTATGCAACGCGGTGTTGGTGGAGCATGTGGTGGCCTTCAACTACAACTCGGCGCCGGAGCGTTTCAAGGTCATTGCCGAGACCTTCGGCATCGACTGCCGGGGCCTTAGCCACCGGCAGATCCGGGGGCGACTGGTGGACCACCTGATCGCGCTGAAACACGCGATTGGCTTCCATGAAACCCTGGGCCTGCATGGGGTGCGGGTGGCGGATATTCCGTTTCTGTCCCAGCATGCGATGGACGATCCGTGCATCCTCACCAACCCCCGTGAGTCCAGCCAGCGTGACGTCGAGGTCGTGTATGGCGAAGCGCTCTGA